Sequence from the Nitrosopumilus maritimus SCM1 genome:
GTCCACTTACCGTAATCCCATTTGATTCTCATTTGATGATTAACGAACCTGTAAAACATGTTAGAGATTACATTGATGCAGGTAGTGATATCATTACTGTACATGCAGAAGTAACTGATGAATCTAGTTTTGGAGAAATTCATGATGTATTAAAACAAAATCAAGTTGGTATTGGTTTTGCAATAAATCCTGATACGGAATTACCTGAATGGTCTTACAAATTCATACCTTCACTTGATCAGCTTATTGTGATGTCTGTAGTTCCCGGAAAATCTGGTCAGAAATACATTGAGGAAACTCATGCAAAAATGGCTAGATTGAATACTATTCTAAACGAGCATAATTTTTCCGGATACATTGAGGCTGATGGCGGAGTAAATCTTGAAAATATAGGCTCGGTTTTTGCAGATGGAGCACGTGCTTTTGTTGGAGGAGGAGCAATTATCGGACAACAAGATGTTCGTGCTGCAATTAGAGACTTTAGAACTGAAGTATTGTCTTCTAGAAGACAACTATTGCTTGACAAAGCAAATGATCTAGGGGGCACTGAATTAGTTAACAAATGGATTGGATTGCATGTTGTTGGTGAAAAACAAGAACAAATTAAAAAAATTGCAGAGGAGAGAGGATACCTTTGAATGAACCAGTAATGACTGACATGCGTTCAGAATATTCAAAATCTCTGATTCAACTTGGAAAAGAGAATCCAAATGTTGTTGTATTGGGAGCTGATACTACTGATTCATTAAAAACATCTGGTTTTGGAAAAGAATTTCCAAATAGATTTTTTAATGTTGGAATTGCTGAAGCAAATCTTGTTACAACTTCTGCCGGCTTGGCAGTATCTGGAAAAATACCTTTTGCAAGTACATATGCTATATTTCTACCAGGAAGAGCAGTTGATCAAATCCGAAACAATGTGGCGTATCCTTCCCCACCTGGAAAAAAAGGTCTTAATGTAAAATTTGTTGTTTCTCATGGAGGACTTTCAGTTGGACCTGATGGTGGTTCACACCAACAAATTGAGGACATTGGAATAATGAGAGTTATCCCAAATTTCCGAGTATTCATTCCTGCAGATACAATTGCAGTTTCTAAACTAACTTCTTTGATGGCAAATGAATATGGACCATTTTACATGAGAATGGCAAGATCCAAAACACCTTTGGTTCATTCAGATTCTCAAAACTTTGAAACTGGAAAAGCAATAACCTTGAGAGACGGTTCTGATTGTACAATTGCTGCTTGTGGAATCACTGTGAGAATGGCATTGGAAGCTGCTGAATCACTCCAACAAGAGGGAATTTCTTGTAGAGTATTGGATATGTTTTCTATAAAACCAATTGATAATGCAACTTTAGAAAAAGCTGCTCGTGAAACTGGATGTATTGTTACTGCAGAAGAGCATAATATTGTAGGTGGAATGGGTTCTGCAGTCGCAGAATCTGTTTCTGAATCATATCCTGTACCCATAAAGAGAATTGGTGCTCAAGATATGTTTGGTGAATCTGCCCGAGACAAAGAGATTCCTTTACTTTTAGAAAAGCATGGAATAACATCTTTTAATATGGTAAAACAAGTCAAAGAAGTTAGGAGCAAAAAATTATGAAAATATTTCTTGATACTGCCAATTTAGAATCAATAAAAAAATTCAATGACATGGGATTACTTGATGGAATCACTACAAACCCATCTCTTATGTCTAAAGAAAAAGGTAATCCTAAAGATGCAATGGAAGAGATTACAAAAATCATCAAAGGTGATGTGAGTCTAGAAGTTGTCAGCACTGATTTTTCTGGAATGGTTGATGAAGGAAAACGACTACGTCAATATGGTGACAATGTTGTTGTTAAAGTTCCTATGACTCCTGATGGCTTGAAAGCTTGTAAATCACTTTCATCTGAAGGTATTCCTGTAAATGTGACATTAGTTTTTTCACCAAACCAAGCTCTACTTGCTGCAAAATCTGGCGCAAAATATGTTAGCCCATTTATTGGAAGATTAGATGATATTGGTCAAGATGGTATGAATCTGATTCAAGATATTAAAGATATTTTCAAAAACTACCCTCATCTAAAAACCGAAATTCTGGTTGCAAGTGTACGTCACCCAATGCATGTAGTTGAAGCTGCAAAAATTGGAGCTGATGTGGTGACTTTACCTCCTGGAGTTTTAGATAAAATGCTTCAACATCCATTGACAAAAATTGGTTTAGAAAATTTCCTCAAAGATTGGGAAAAAGTCAAAGCTGAAAATCCTGATATCAAAATCTAATACAAATAAAATTACAAAAATGAAATTTGAGAGGATTTTATTAGCCTCTGCTTTTTCTTGAACCAGTTCCTCTACCAGTACTTCTAGTCATTCCTTTTGTATCTGGACGAGCTTTTGGATCAGGCATATCGCTAAGTTTTCTTGTGCCGGTTCCTCTACCAGATGATACTCTAGTATTACCTGCAGCCTTCTTTCTTGCTTCTTGAATTTTTTTAAATTCGTCACCGGACCATTTTTTGGGGTCATTATCAACTTCAATAGTTCCTGTTCCCCTTCCAGTTCGTATTCTGATTTTGCCCATAAATTTAGTTAAATTCTCTGGT
This genomic interval carries:
- a CDS encoding transketolase family protein, giving the protein MNEPVMTDMRSEYSKSLIQLGKENPNVVVLGADTTDSLKTSGFGKEFPNRFFNVGIAEANLVTTSAGLAVSGKIPFASTYAIFLPGRAVDQIRNNVAYPSPPGKKGLNVKFVVSHGGLSVGPDGGSHQQIEDIGIMRVIPNFRVFIPADTIAVSKLTSLMANEYGPFYMRMARSKTPLVHSDSQNFETGKAITLRDGSDCTIAACGITVRMALEAAESLQQEGISCRVLDMFSIKPIDNATLEKAARETGCIVTAEEHNIVGGMGSAVAESVSESYPVPIKRIGAQDMFGESARDKEIPLLLEKHGITSFNMVKQVKEVRSKKL
- the fsa gene encoding fructose-6-phosphate aldolase, with amino-acid sequence MKIFLDTANLESIKKFNDMGLLDGITTNPSLMSKEKGNPKDAMEEITKIIKGDVSLEVVSTDFSGMVDEGKRLRQYGDNVVVKVPMTPDGLKACKSLSSEGIPVNVTLVFSPNQALLAAKSGAKYVSPFIGRLDDIGQDGMNLIQDIKDIFKNYPHLKTEILVASVRHPMHVVEAAKIGADVVTLPPGVLDKMLQHPLTKIGLENFLKDWEKVKAENPDIKI